The Natronomonas salsuginis genomic sequence GGACGTTTCTCGGCCTGGCGAGTACGCTCGCCTTCGCGGTCGCCGAACAGCGCTATCCGAGGAATCGCGACAGGGAGCTCACCGGCTGACGTTAGACGATCGCCATTCCCGAGACGCCCGAGAGCCCGATCGACCGGTGCCGCCAACCGTCTCCCACGTCGGCGAGGAAGACGCCAGCCTCCGTGACGGCGTAGGTCCCATCGCCGCCGTACGCAACGTCGACGACCGCTCCGTCGACCGGCAGGTCGACTGCTGTCCACTCGCCGTCGTCCGACCGCTCGTACAGCGTCTCCCGCGTCGCCGCGTGCGCGCGCTCGCCGTCGCTCGAAACGCACCTAAACGCGCCGTCGAGCGCGCGTACCCAGCCGTTCGCGAGGGCGTACAACCCGTCGCCAGTCGCCGCGAGCGGCGTCCCGCTGCCCGACACGTCGCGTACGTCGTCGAGCCCGACGTGCGTTCCGTCCAGCCGATAGACGCCCGACACCGCGGCGACCATCCCATCGTCGATCGCTCGAACCCCGTCGATCTCCGCCACCGTCCCCCAGCCTCCGTCGTAGCGTGCGACTCGCTCCCCGCCCGACGCGACGAGCCCGTCGCGGTAGCCGACGGCCGTCGCGGCTCCGAAGTCGGTTCCGTAGAACCCATCGTCGGTGCCGATGAACACGTCCTCGGGCGTCCCGATCGCGAGATGACCGCCGTCGGCGGCGACCGCGGTCGTGTCGCCGCGACGGTCGAGCGAGAACTCTCCCACGATATCATCGGAGACGGCGACCCGGGCGAGCCCGATCGCCGAGGCGACGAACGCGGCCGTCGCCCCGTCGCCCCCGGCATACACCCGCTTTTCAGTGAGACTGATGTCCTCGTCGCTCATGTGTCTCCTTGGTCAGCCCACGCCGAAAGTATTTATATCCGATCCGCCTTCGAGAGGGCGCACTCGAACGTGCGTTCGCCCCACGCGAGCCCGTCCCGGCAGTCGGTGAACGCCGCGCCGACGAGCAGTCCGTCCTCGTAGCCGAACAGTCCGAGCGTGTCCGAATCGAACAGGACGATCGCGTAGGGTAGCTCCCCGGAAACGCTGTAGAGGTCGAGGTCGGCTTCGGCGGCCGCCGCTTCGAATCGCTCGTAGTTGGACTGCAGTCGGGCTATCGCGTCGGCTTCGGTGACGATCGTCGCGGTCTGCTCGCCCGCCTCGACGTTCGCGTGAACGTCGGCGAGGAACCGGGGCATCCCCGAGGGCGAGAGCACCCGGAGGTGACCGGCCCCATCGCCGAGTTCCGTCAGCCGATCCAACGGCCGCTCGGGCGCGTGTCGCCCCGGAACGGCGATCCGCCCGTGCTCGATCAGCGTCGGCGGGAGCTGTCGGTCGTCCGGAAGGGTCTCTATGAGCCGCCGGCCGGCGTCGAGACGACCGAGCCGCGCGATGTAGTCGTCGTGACGCTGCCAGGCGAGTCGACCGAACCCGGTCAGCGCGTACCGTTCGTCCTCCTCGGTGACAAGCCCGGTCTCCTGAAGACGCTGGAGCGCTTTGTAGATCGTCGAACGCGACACGTCCAGCTCGCTCCGAAGGTCGCGCTGGTCGCGTGGCGCGTCCGCCAACAGCTCCAACAGCGGCGCACGCTTGCGGAGGATCTCGGCGACGGCACCAACGTCGGTTTGGCGATCCTCGAGTTGGATCATTTCCTGGCGGTTTGTGCCGCCGGCATCCTGAACGTTTCGCTATTCGAGATCTATCCGAGGGGTCGAACGAGGCTCACCTCGATGAACGATGATGCGGCACGTAACGTGAAGTATGTTCCAGTGGTCTCTGCAGATGCGAACCGCTGACGGTTCTGCCCTCCACCCTCCACGGTGTTCCGCTCGCAGCGGATCGCTTGTCGGAACCCCTTTTGCGTTCGCCGCTAAGCGTCAGACATGGATGTATTCGGATCGAGCGGGGTCCGCGGCGTCGTCGGCGACGGGCTGACGGTTCCGTTTGTCGGGCAGGTCGCGGCCGCCGCCGGGCGGGTTCTCGACGCCGGGACGATCGCCGTCGCGCGTGACACGCGCGCGACTGGCCCCATGCTCGCGGACATCGCGGCCGGAAATTTGGCTTCGGTCGGCGTCTCCGTCGATCGACTCGGCGTCGTTCCCACGCCTGGCGCGCAGGCGTACGCCGAACGCGCCGGCGTGCCGGTCGTGATGATCACCGCCAGCCACAATCCCCCGGAGTACAACGGCGTCAAACTGATCGGGAGCGACGGGATCGAACTGTCCGAACGGACGCTGGAACGCATCGAGGACGAACTCTCCGGTCCGGACGCCGCCTCGGTCGGATTCGCCGAGGTGGGCGCGAGTCGGCGGGTCGAGAGTGCACCGGACGCGTACGTCCGCGAACTCCTCCAACGCCTCGACGCGGAGGGTCGACGCGATCGGATCGCCGAGGCAGACCTCACCGTCGCGCTTGATCCCGGCCACGGCGCCGGCTGTCTCACGAGCCCGCAGTTCTTCCGCAAGCTCGGCTGCCGGGTGGTGACGGTCAACGCCCAGCCCGACGGCCACTTCCCCGGTCGCGACCCCGAGCCGATCGCCGACAACCTCGCCGATCTCCGGCGGCTCACTCGTGTGACGGACGCAGATCTCGGTATCGCCCACGACGGCGATGCCGACCGCGCGATCTTCGTCGACGAGAACGGCACTCACATCGGCGGCGAGGCGTCTTTCGCCGCGCTTGCGGCCGCCGAACTCGACGCCGACGACACCGTCGTCTCGGCGGTCAACGTCTCACAGCGAATCGTCGATATCGCCGACGAAGCGGGGGCCGCCCTCGAACTGACGCCGATCGGGAGCACGTACCTCATCACGCGGATCCGCGAGCTGCGCAACGAGGGGATGACGGTCCCGATCGCGGGTGAGGGCAACGGCGGAATCCTCTTTCCCGAGTATCGGATCGCCCGCGACGGAGCGTACACCGCGGCGCAGTTTCTCGACCTCCTCGTCGATCGACCGGCCAGCGAGGTCGCCGCGGCGTACGACGGCTACGTCAACGTCCGTCGCAATCTCACGTTCGCCGACTCAGACGAGCGGGACGCGATGCTGGAAGCGGCCGAGACCCACGCCCGCGCGGCCGACGCCGAGCTGACGACCATCGACGGCTACCGCCTCGATTACGGCGACGCGTGGGTGCTCGTCCGGCCGAGCGGGACGGAACCGCTCATCCGGCTGTACGCCGAGGCGCGGGACGAAGCGAGAGCCAAGACGCTCCTCGAGGAGATGTACGAGGCGACGGTGCAGGACCGAGCGCGGACGTAGCGTGCTTCGAGCGGTTCAGTCCGAGCGTTCGTCGAGAGCGGATTCGAGCGTTTCGAGCGTCTCGCGAGCGCGTTCGACCTCGTCTTCGATCTCGCCGCGTTCGAGCCGCGCTCGCTGATCGTCGGTGAGTTCCGCGTCGGCGTGTGCGGCCCGACGTATCCGTTCGTACCCGTCCTCGCGCGTTAGCGCCCGTATCTCGCGAAGCGTCGCGGCCGCCTCGTCTCCGAGCCTGCCGACGATCCCGACCAGTTCGTCGATCCGGAACCGAAGCCGTTCGGCCGTCTCCGGCGGCCACTCGATCCGGAGTGGGTCGGCCGACAGTCGCTCGAGATACGTCCGGTTCGTCGCGACGCGTCGTTTCAACAGGTCGGCGTCGCCGACGTAGTGGGTGAGCTTCGATGGCGAGTACCCCGCGTACTCGAGCAGTTCGTCGACCGGATACGCACCCGCGTCCCGACTTCGAACGTACTCGAGGAGTTCGTCGGGTGGCGTCTCGTACTCGACGAACGGCGTGTGCGCGGCCCGATCGACGAATCCGAGGAGCGCCTCGGCGCTCGCGTCGCGCCGGAACCGCTCGAACGCCTCGTCGACGAGGTCGTTGTACGCCGCGATCGGCTGGCGGCACCGGTCGATCGGCGCGTCGAGGTCCGCGTCGCCCAGTTCTACCAGCCGTTCGAGCGTCGCGATTTGCTCACAAAGCGCGCGTCGTTGCTCCTCAGCGCGTCGTTTCGCCGCTCGGCGGTCTTCCTTCGCCGACTCCAAGTCCGCCCGGAGTTCCGCGCACCGTCTTGCCGGCGCGAGCGCCGCCCGTGCAGCGTCGAAGTTTCCCGCGTCGAGGGACTTCGAGACGCCGCCGGTCTTGACGTGCTCGTCGGCCTCGACGAACGCCTCCCGTTCGGGCACGTCGTCGGGGATCGATTCGAGCGTCTCCGCCAGATCGTTTCGGAACTTGACGTACCCCTCGAAGTCGTCCCAATCCGTCGCCCGCTCCTCCCAGCGATCGAGCACCGTCTCGACCGATCGGTACGCGTCGGCGACCGTCTCCAATTCGTCCGGGTCGAGCCCCGATTCAGACCGCTCCGACCGGAGCCGCTCGACGCGTTCTGCGGTGGCTCGGAGCTCGTTCGTGGCGGCCGTGGCCTCCGGTATCACATCGGGGTCGTCCATCGTCGGATCACTCGTACACGTCGTCCGGATCGAACACCCGATCGCCGACGACCTCGCCGTCGAGGGTCCGGTAGAAACAGCTCTCGTAGCCGGTGTGACACGCCCCGCCCTCCTGGTCGACGAGATAGAGGATCGCGTCGCCGTCGCAGTCGACGCGGATCTCCTCGATCCGCTGGACGTGGCCACTGGAGCCGCCCTTGTGCCAGAGTTCATCGCGGCTCCGCGAGTAGTAGTGCGCCTCGCCTGTCTCGCGGCTTCGTTCGATCGCCTCCCTCGTGACGTAGGCCAACATCAACACACCGCCGGTCTCGACGTCTTGGGCGATCGCCGGTAACAGCTTGTTTTCGTCGAAGGCGAGATCCACGCTCATTGTCGGACAGTCGGCGCTCGCTCGAATAGGCCTTTTCGTTGGGCCGTCGAAAGGGTTCGTCGCGTCGTCGGGGACCGTACTTCTGTCGTGACTCCGGCCGACGCGCGTCTGACGAACGCTTATGTACGTGGAATCACGAATTGTGATAACCATGGGCAACAAGAACAAGACGATCTCCTTTCGGGTCAACGAGGAAGCGTTCGAGACCCTTCGGGAGATCGCAGAGGAGCGCGACATCTCCCTCTCGGCCGTGTTCCGCGACTACGTGGACACCCTCGTTGCTCACGACGGGCAGGTCCGAGTCGTCCCCGAACACGAGCTCAAGGCCGGTAGCGCCTCCGAGACCGCCTCCGCGGCCGAAAGCTTCCCGCCGAAAGTCGAGGTTCCAAAGAGCTTCGTCCGCGAACACGAGCGGCTCGAACTGGAGGCCGAACACCTCCGCGAACAGCTCGACGAGTACAAGCAGTACGTGACGCGGCTCAGCCAGCAGGTCGAAGAACAGGAGGCCGAGGACGTCATCCAACTCGAGGATCTCGACGGCGACGAGGGCGAAGAGGAGCCCTTCAGACTCGGCTAGCGACGCCGATCACCGCGAGAGTTCCCGTCTCCGTTGCCCGATCCGCCCGCCCGCTTCTTTGCGCCCGTCGACGTCCGCCAGCCGCTCGGCCGCTTCCAACGTCCGGACGGAATCGTCCAGAAACGAGAGCACGTCGCCCGGATACGCATACAGCATGTAGTCCGCGCCCATCACGTCGACGATGGCCTCGGGGCCGAGCCCTTGCGCTCTGAGTTCGAGGAGATAGGCGACGAACTTCCGCTCGGGACAGCCACAGTGGGGATGGCCCTGGCAGTCGCAATCGAGGAAGTCCTCGGCGAACTCGAGGACGCGATCGCGAGAGGCCTCGTCGAGTTTCGCGACCCCGTCGCCCGAAAAGAGGATGTCGAGCGTCGCCCCGGAGAACGCACTCTTCGGGAAGCTCGTCTCCAACTGCGAGGCGAGTTGGCGGTGATTTTTGACGTAGATCTTGTCCGTGATCGCCACGACCGTGGGTAGTCGGTGACGATTGAAAAACCCACGGACGGCGTGTGCGCCTTCCTTGCACGCGCCCGGAAAAGACGAAACGTATATACGCCAGACTCGGCTTACATTAAACTGCGTGTCCGGGTTGGGGTAGTGGCATCCTACAGCCTTGTGGTGGCTGTGAGGCGGATTCGATTTCCGCACCCGGACTTTATTAATTCCCAACCAAATATTATCAACCCCTGGTTGGGACTGGATTTAAATCGCATCCCGGTCGATCAATCGTATGCCTACCTGCCCTACCTGTGGTCGGCCCTTCGATTCCAAACGCGGGGTTCGAGTCCACCACAGTAGCGTTCACGATGAGCGACTTCCTAATCGAGTTTGTGGGGCCTGTGAATCCGAATTTTACAGCGAACACGAAAAGAAATACTGTTCTTCGGGATGCCGTGAATCGGCGGTTTCCTTCGAAGGTGAAAACAATCCGAACTACCGGGGTGGGAAGCAATCAACCCACTGTGAGTTATGCAGGGCCGCGTTCGAATATTGGCCGTCAGAGAAACCGGGATTATACTGTCCACGATGTGTCGAAGAACGGGAGTGGAGACACGTACGCGATATTCGCGGTCAAAAGAACCCACGATGGAACGGTGGGAAAGTCACCGTTGAGTGCGATACGTGTGACAGTGAGATGGCTCGACACCCCAATCAACTCCGATCGGAACACGTCTTCTGCAGCGACGACTGCCAGTACGAGTGGCTCTCGGAGACGTTCACCGGGGAGGGACACCCGAACTGGAAGGGCGGATCGACGCCGAACTACGGCCGGGGCTGGCACCGCGTCAGGAGGCTGGCACTCGAACGGGACGGTCACGCGTGTGTGGTCTGTGGGGTGACGAAGGCCGAACTGGGTCGCAATCCCGACGTTCACCACATCGTCCCGGTTCGCGCGTTCGTCGAGACGCCGGTGGCGACCGAGTCCGACGCCCACTACCTCGAAAACGTCGCCTGTCTCTGCCCGACCTGTCACCGAAAGGCCGAGTTCGGACACATCGAACGGGCCGATCTGTCCGCCGCGACGGCGTGAATGCCGAGTCCCTTTTTAGCTTGGCAGGCCTGCTGTAGAACATGAACGCGGCCCTGTTGACCGTCGGCGACGAACTTCTCGCGGGGGATACGGCGAACACGAACGCGACGTGGATCGGTGCCCGACTCGCCGAACGTGGCGTGACGGTGAAACGCGTGCTAACCGTTCCCGACGAGACGGCGGTGATCGCCGAGGCGACGCGGCGATACAGCGACCGGTTCGACGCCGTCATCGTGACCGGCGGCCTCGGCGGGACGCCCGACGACATCACGATGGACGGCGTCGCGGCGGCGTTCGACCGCGACCTCGTCGAGAACGACCTCGCCCGCGCGGACGTCGAGCGCCACCTCGAAGCGATCGCGGACAAATACCCCGAGCTGAACATCGACGTTTCGGCGGAGGCGGCGCTCCCCGAAGGTGCGCGCCCACTGCTCAATCGGGCCGGGCTGTCGCCCGGGTGCGTCCTCGAAAACGTCTACGTCCTGCCGGGGATCCCCTCCGAGATGGAGCGGATGTTCGAGGACGTCGCCGAGGAGTTCGACGGCGACGTCGATTCGCGCTTTCTCTACACCCAAGAGCCGGAGGCGAACCTCATCGAGCGACTCGACGAGGTACAGGAGCAGTTCGGCGTCCGCGTCGGCTGCTACCCGGATCGAGAGGCGGGCCACAACCGCTTGAAGGTCAGCGGGACGGATACCGAGTCGCTCGCCGACGCGGCGGCGTGGCTGGAGGAGCGGGTCGCGCTCTCGAACGAGGGGTAAATCCAAGACGCCGGGCCGCGTTGTCGGTCGTATGTCCGAGACGTCGCAGCCGGTGATCAAACGCCGCGAATCGATCGAGTACCACACCGTCGAGGCCGGAGCGGGACTTCGGAAGGGCGTCCTCATCGGTCCGGACGACGGCGCGCCGAACCTGGCGATCCGTCGATTCGAACTGGAGCCGGGCGCGTCGGTGCCGAGACACACCAACGAGATCGAGCACGAACAGTACGTTCTCGAAGGCGAGTACACCGTCGGTATCGACGGGGAGGAACACACCGTCTCCACGGGCGACGCGCTCCACATCCCGGCGGGCGCGGTCCACTGGTATCGGAACGACGGCGATTCGCCGGGGGCGTTTCTCTGTGCGGTGCCCAACGGCGACGACGCGATCGAAGTGCTCGAGTGAACCGCGGTTCGACGCCCCGCTACTGAGCCCCGGCGTCCGGGGCGAACGCCGCCGATTCGAAATTCGAACTTTGATTACGAATTCCGTATTCTTTCGCCGGGCTTATTACGATGTACGGACTTCGGTCGAACAATGCCAGACGAGGACCGCACTATTTTGCTCATCGGCAGCGGACCGATCCAGATCGGACAGGCGGCGGAGTTCGACTACTCGGGCGCGCAGGCGTGCCGAGCGCTCAGAGAGGAGGGCGCTCGGGTCGTTCTCGTCAACTCGAACCCGGCGACGATCATGACCGATCCGGAGATGGCCGACAAGGTGTACGTCGAGCCGATCACGACCGAGGCCATCGCCGAGGTCATCCGCACGGAGGAACCCGACGGCGTCATCGCCGGGCTCGGTGGCCAGACCGGGCTGAACGTCACCGCCGAACTCGCCGAGGAGGGCGTTCTGGAGGAGTACGGCGTCGAGATCATGGGGACGCCGCTCGATACGATCTACGCGACGGAGGACCGCGATCTGTTCCGCGAGCGCATGAAGAAGATCGGCGAGCCGGTCTGTCGCTCCGAGACGATCTCCTCGATGGATCAGATCGAGGACGCCGTCGAGGCCGTCGGCGGGCTGCCGGTCATCGCTCGCACCGCCTACACGCTCGGCGGGTCCGGTTCCGGCGTCGTCGACGATATGGACGAACTCCGCGAGATCGCCCGCAAGGGCTTTCAGCTCTCCCGCAACCACGAGGTCCAGATCACCGAGTCGATCGCGGGCTGGGTCGAACTCGAGTACGAGGTGATGCGGGACGCAGACGACTCGTGTATCATCATCTGCAACATGGAGAACATCGATCCGATGGGGATCCACACCGGCGAGTCGACCGTCGTCACGCCCTCGCAGATCATCCCCGACGAGGCCCACCAAGAGATGCGCGACTCGGCGCTGAAAGTCATCCGGGAACTCGGGATCGAGGGCGGCTGTAACATCCAACACGCGTGGCGCGACGACGGCACGCCATCCGGCGAGTACCGCGTCGTCGAGGTCAACCCCCGCGTCTCGCGGTCCTCCGCGCTCGCCTCGAAGGCGACCGGCTACCCGATCGCCCGCGTGACGGCGAAGGTCGCGCTGGGCAAACGACTCCACGAGATCGACAACGAGATCACGGGCGAGACGACCGCCGCGT encodes the following:
- a CDS encoding HVO_0234 family beta-propeller protein; protein product: MSDEDISLTEKRVYAGGDGATAAFVASAIGLARVAVSDDIVGEFSLDRRGDTTAVAADGGHLAIGTPEDVFIGTDDGFYGTDFGAATAVGYRDGLVASGGERVARYDGGWGTVAEIDGVRAIDDGMVAAVSGVYRLDGTHVGLDDVRDVSGSGTPLAATGDGLYALANGWVRALDGAFRCVSSDGERAHAATRETLYERSDDGEWTAVDLPVDGAVVDVAYGGDGTYAVTEAGVFLADVGDGWRHRSIGLSGVSGMAIV
- a CDS encoding helix-turn-helix transcriptional regulator, with the protein product MIQLEDRQTDVGAVAEILRKRAPLLELLADAPRDQRDLRSELDVSRSTIYKALQRLQETGLVTEEDERYALTGFGRLAWQRHDDYIARLGRLDAGRRLIETLPDDRQLPPTLIEHGRIAVPGRHAPERPLDRLTELGDGAGHLRVLSPSGMPRFLADVHANVEAGEQTATIVTEADAIARLQSNYERFEAAAAEADLDLYSVSGELPYAIVLFDSDTLGLFGYEDGLLVGAAFTDCRDGLAWGERTFECALSKADRI
- the glmM gene encoding phosphoglucosamine mutase, which translates into the protein MDVFGSSGVRGVVGDGLTVPFVGQVAAAAGRVLDAGTIAVARDTRATGPMLADIAAGNLASVGVSVDRLGVVPTPGAQAYAERAGVPVVMITASHNPPEYNGVKLIGSDGIELSERTLERIEDELSGPDAASVGFAEVGASRRVESAPDAYVRELLQRLDAEGRRDRIAEADLTVALDPGHGAGCLTSPQFFRKLGCRVVTVNAQPDGHFPGRDPEPIADNLADLRRLTRVTDADLGIAHDGDADRAIFVDENGTHIGGEASFAALAAAELDADDTVVSAVNVSQRIVDIADEAGAALELTPIGSTYLITRIRELRNEGMTVPIAGEGNGGILFPEYRIARDGAYTAAQFLDLLVDRPASEVAAAYDGYVNVRRNLTFADSDERDAMLEAAETHARAADAELTTIDGYRLDYGDAWVLVRPSGTEPLIRLYAEARDEARAKTLLEEMYEATVQDRART
- a CDS encoding DUF7118 family protein, producing MDDPDVIPEATAATNELRATAERVERLRSERSESGLDPDELETVADAYRSVETVLDRWEERATDWDDFEGYVKFRNDLAETLESIPDDVPEREAFVEADEHVKTGGVSKSLDAGNFDAARAALAPARRCAELRADLESAKEDRRAAKRRAEEQRRALCEQIATLERLVELGDADLDAPIDRCRQPIAAYNDLVDEAFERFRRDASAEALLGFVDRAAHTPFVEYETPPDELLEYVRSRDAGAYPVDELLEYAGYSPSKLTHYVGDADLLKRRVATNRTYLERLSADPLRIEWPPETAERLRFRIDELVGIVGRLGDEAAATLREIRALTREDGYERIRRAAHADAELTDDQRARLERGEIEDEVERARETLETLESALDERSD
- the hisI gene encoding phosphoribosyl-AMP cyclohydrolase → MSVDLAFDENKLLPAIAQDVETGGVLMLAYVTREAIERSRETGEAHYYSRSRDELWHKGGSSGHVQRIEEIRVDCDGDAILYLVDQEGGACHTGYESCFYRTLDGEVVGDRVFDPDDVYE
- a CDS encoding ribbon-helix-helix protein, CopG family — translated: MGNKNKTISFRVNEEAFETLREIAEERDISLSAVFRDYVDTLVAHDGQVRVVPEHELKAGSASETASAAESFPPKVEVPKSFVREHERLELEAEHLREQLDEYKQYVTRLSQQVEEQEAEDVIQLEDLDGDEGEEEPFRLG
- a CDS encoding DUF5814 domain-containing protein; the protein is MAITDKIYVKNHRQLASQLETSFPKSAFSGATLDILFSGDGVAKLDEASRDRVLEFAEDFLDCDCQGHPHCGCPERKFVAYLLELRAQGLGPEAIVDVMGADYMLYAYPGDVLSFLDDSVRTLEAAERLADVDGRKEAGGRIGQRRRELSR
- a CDS encoding HNH endonuclease produces the protein MARHPNQLRSEHVFCSDDCQYEWLSETFTGEGHPNWKGGSTPNYGRGWHRVRRLALERDGHACVVCGVTKAELGRNPDVHHIVPVRAFVETPVATESDAHYLENVACLCPTCHRKAEFGHIERADLSAATA
- a CDS encoding competence/damage-inducible protein A, with amino-acid sequence MNAALLTVGDELLAGDTANTNATWIGARLAERGVTVKRVLTVPDETAVIAEATRRYSDRFDAVIVTGGLGGTPDDITMDGVAAAFDRDLVENDLARADVERHLEAIADKYPELNIDVSAEAALPEGARPLLNRAGLSPGCVLENVYVLPGIPSEMERMFEDVAEEFDGDVDSRFLYTQEPEANLIERLDEVQEQFGVRVGCYPDREAGHNRLKVSGTDTESLADAAAWLEERVALSNEG
- a CDS encoding cupin domain-containing protein, which translates into the protein MSETSQPVIKRRESIEYHTVEAGAGLRKGVLIGPDDGAPNLAIRRFELEPGASVPRHTNEIEHEQYVLEGEYTVGIDGEEHTVSTGDALHIPAGAVHWYRNDGDSPGAFLCAVPNGDDAIEVLE